In Zalophus californianus isolate mZalCal1 chromosome 4, mZalCal1.pri.v2, whole genome shotgun sequence, the following proteins share a genomic window:
- the LRATD2 gene encoding protein LRATD2: MGNQVEKLTHLSYKEVPTADPTGVDRDDGPRIGVSYIFSNDDEDVEPQPPPQGPDGGGGDGLPDGGDGPPLPPPQPYDPRLHEVECSVFYRDECIYQKSFAPGSAALSTYTPENLLNKCRPGDLVEFVSQAQYPHWAVYVGNFQVVHLHRLEVSNSFLTDASQGRRGRVVNDLYRYKPLSPGAVVRNALAHVGAKERELSWRNSESFAAWCRYGKREFKIGGELRIGKQPYRLQIQLSAQRSHTLEFQSLEDLIMEKRRNDQIGRAAVLQELATHLHPAEPDEGDSYSARTTPPPGRPPAPAREEEARQAAVH; the protein is encoded by the coding sequence ATGGGTAACCAGGTGGAGAAACTGACCCACCTAAGTTATAAGGAAGTTCCCACGGCCGACCCGACCGGCGTTGACCGGGACGacgggccccgcatcggggtctCCTACATCTTCTCCAACGACGACGAGGACGTGGAGCCGCAGCCGCCGCCCCAGGGGCCGGATGGTGGCGGCGGCGACGGCTTGCCGGACGGCGGGGACGGGCCGCCACTGCCGCCGCCGCAGCCCTACGACCCGCGGCTGCACGAGGTGGAGTGTTCCGTGTTCTACCGCGACGAGTGCATATACCAGAAGAGCTTCGCGCCGGGCTCCGCGGCGCTGAGCACCTACACGCCCGAGAACCTGCTCAACAAGTGCAGGCCTGGCGACCTGGTGGAGTTTGTGTCGCAGGCGCAGTACCCGCACTGGGCTGTATACGTGGGCAACTTCCAGGTGGTGCACTTGCACCGGCTGGAGGTGAGCAACAGCTTCCTGACGGACGCGAGCCAGGGCCGGCGCGGCCGCGTGGTGAACGACCTGTACCGCTACAAACCGCTGAGCCCGGGCGCCGTGGTGCGCAACGCGCTGGCACACGTGGGCGCCAAGGAGCGCGAGCTGAGCTGGCGCAACTCGGAGAGCTTCGCCGCCTGGTGCCGCTACGGCAAGCGCGAGTTCAAGATTGGCGGCGAGCTGCGCATCGGCAAACAGCCCTACCGGCTGCAGATCCAGCTCTCGGCGCAGCGCAGCCACACGCTCGAGTTCCAGAGCCTGGAGGACCTGATCATGGAGAAGCGGCGCAACGACCAGATCGGGCGCGCGGCGGTGCTGCAGGAGCTCGCCACGCACCTGCATCCCGCCGAGCCGGACGAGGGCGACAGCTACTCGGCGCGGACTACGCCGCCTCCCGGGCGCCCCCCTGCGCCGGCCCGGGAGGAGGAGGCCCGCCAGGCGGCGGTGCACTGA